In Anaerobacillus sp. CMMVII, a single window of DNA contains:
- a CDS encoding NADPH:quinone reductase produces MKAVVYNEQGSPDVLKVVELDKPTIQDHQILIEVGASGINPVDTYFRSGIRPVESFPQIPHFDLGGTIVEIGSSVTKWKVGDRVWASGIKGTAAQFVAANEDQVFPLADHLSDVEGAALAMAFMTAHLALFHRAKLEKSDNVLIYGGAGAVGHAAIQLARSIGAYTIATAGNAEKAALAKAAGADEVIIYKEENVAAKVKELTKGAGVDVILDVSLSDNIEQDLQMITNGGRIIAVGSPKNNTPELPWRLLNFKNVSLLGILLFTVPKQHQIEAGNEISRLFSEKKLTALVGKTFPFAEAAKAHEAVEASQYNGSIVITPL; encoded by the coding sequence ATGAAAGCTGTTGTGTACAACGAACAAGGGAGTCCTGATGTTTTAAAGGTTGTTGAATTAGATAAACCAACTATTCAAGATCATCAAATTTTAATTGAGGTTGGAGCGAGTGGCATTAATCCAGTTGATACATATTTCCGCTCAGGAATACGTCCTGTTGAATCATTCCCGCAAATTCCACATTTTGACCTTGGAGGAACAATCGTAGAAATAGGTTCTAGTGTCACTAAGTGGAAGGTCGGCGATCGAGTGTGGGCTTCAGGTATAAAAGGAACTGCAGCACAATTTGTTGCTGCAAATGAAGATCAAGTTTTCCCACTAGCAGACCATTTGTCTGATGTTGAAGGTGCAGCGTTAGCAATGGCATTTATGACAGCGCACCTTGCCCTATTTCATAGAGCTAAATTGGAAAAGTCGGACAATGTCCTCATCTACGGTGGCGCTGGAGCAGTTGGTCATGCTGCCATTCAGTTAGCACGCTCAATTGGTGCCTATACTATTGCCACTGCTGGAAACGCTGAAAAAGCTGCACTTGCTAAAGCAGCTGGAGCAGACGAAGTCATTATCTATAAAGAAGAAAACGTCGCTGCGAAAGTAAAAGAACTGACAAAAGGCGCAGGTGTTGACGTCATTCTTGATGTTTCCTTAAGTGATAACATCGAGCAGGACTTGCAAATGATTACCAATGGCGGTCGAATCATTGCTGTTGGCTCACCAAAAAACAATACACCAGAACTTCCATGGCGCTTGCTAAACTTTAAGAATGTATCTTTATTAGGCATATTATTATTTACAGTCCCAAAACAACATCAAATTGAAGCTGGAAATGAGATTAGCCGGCTATTCTCAGAAAAAAAACTTACGGCGCTCGTTGGTAAAACTTTTCCGTTTGCTGA
- the fabL gene encoding enoyl-[acyl-carrier-protein] reductase FabL produces MERKVALVTGSSRGIGKEIALRLAGKGYDLVINYARNKNAAMETAKELEALGSKVLVVKANVGKKEKIQELFAQIDEQFGRLDVFVNNAASGVLKPLMELEETHWDWTMDINSKALLFCAQEAAKRMEKTGGGKIVSLSSLGSIRYIENYTLVGVSKAALEALTRYLAVDLAPKNIVVNAVSGGAVDTDALSHFPNREEILESAAKRNPAGRIVTPDDLTNAVMFLLSEDASMICGQTIIVDGGISLLV; encoded by the coding sequence ATGGAAAGAAAAGTTGCTTTAGTTACGGGGAGTAGTCGAGGAATTGGCAAGGAAATAGCGCTTCGGTTAGCGGGGAAAGGCTATGATTTAGTTATTAATTATGCAAGAAATAAAAATGCAGCAATGGAAACCGCTAAAGAGCTAGAGGCATTAGGAAGTAAGGTATTAGTTGTTAAGGCTAATGTCGGTAAAAAGGAAAAAATACAGGAATTGTTTGCTCAAATTGATGAGCAATTCGGGCGATTAGATGTATTTGTTAATAATGCGGCATCAGGGGTTTTAAAACCACTAATGGAATTAGAGGAAACTCATTGGGATTGGACCATGGATATTAATAGTAAGGCTCTCTTATTTTGTGCCCAAGAAGCAGCCAAGCGCATGGAAAAAACAGGTGGAGGGAAAATTGTCTCTTTAAGCTCATTAGGTTCTATTCGTTATATTGAAAATTACACGCTTGTTGGTGTGTCAAAAGCGGCTCTAGAAGCATTGACTCGCTATTTAGCGGTTGACTTGGCTCCTAAGAATATTGTAGTCAATGCAGTTTCAGGTGGTGCTGTTGATACAGATGCCCTTAGCCATTTTCCAAATCGTGAAGAAATTTTAGAAAGTGCTGCAAAGCGGAATCCAGCTGGGAGAATTGTTACACCAGATGACTTAACAAACGCAGTGATGTTCTTATTATCTGAGGATGCTTCAATGATTTGTGGTCAAACCATTATTGTCGATGGTGGGATCTCTTTGTTAGTTTAA
- a CDS encoding gamma-type small acid-soluble spore protein — protein MKQQNQASKTNAQKVRQQNQASAQGFNQEFASETDAQEVRQQNQASAQKKNQQQ, from the coding sequence ATGAAACAACAAAACCAAGCATCTAAAACAAATGCACAAAAGGTAAGACAACAAAACCAAGCATCTGCTCAAGGTTTTAATCAAGAATTTGCTAGCGAAACTGACGCTCAGGAAGTTCGTCAACAAAACCAAGCATCTGCTCAAAAGAAAAACCAACAACAATAA
- a CDS encoding DUF3939 domain-containing protein: MFFNKKPKKEKEEVKIIQVTIEQVRQAVNEYADGLAKGISLRSIVLDDHSIDFDQLKGILKGLPDRPFYMSKETFEIFETAELPEQIDNVQKAVDQYIQENGEEPIIPGNPYRRISYYLIGHYLSIEPTVELYLDRNDKMVTHRRPE; the protein is encoded by the coding sequence ATGTTTTTTAACAAAAAGCCTAAAAAAGAGAAAGAGGAGGTAAAGATCATTCAAGTAACTATTGAACAGGTGAGACAAGCAGTTAATGAATATGCGGACGGACTAGCTAAAGGTATCTCGCTTCGTTCTATTGTATTAGATGATCACTCCATTGATTTTGATCAACTGAAAGGAATTTTGAAGGGATTACCTGATCGGCCTTTTTATATGTCAAAAGAAACCTTTGAAATATTTGAAACAGCTGAACTTCCTGAGCAGATTGACAATGTTCAAAAAGCGGTAGATCAATATATTCAAGAAAATGGTGAAGAGCCAATTATACCGGGAAATCCTTATAGGAGAATTAGCTATTATTTAATAGGGCATTATTTGTCTATTGAACCAACAGTGGAGTTGTACCTTGATAGGAACGATAAGATGGTTACTCACCGACGCCCAGAATAA
- a CDS encoding DUF402 domain-containing protein: MSFPKTGSSIQVQSYKHNGTIHRIWEETIVLKGTSNVVIGGNDRILVKEADGRHWRTREPAICYFDSEKWFNTIGMIRSDGIYYYCNLGTPFTWDKEALKYIDYDLDIKVFPDMTYVILDEDEYEEHSKLMKYPPELDDIIKASMTELISWITQRKGPFDPHFVEMWYERFLQHRD; this comes from the coding sequence ATGAGTTTCCCAAAGACAGGAAGCAGCATTCAAGTACAAAGCTATAAGCATAACGGTACGATACATCGAATTTGGGAAGAGACCATTGTGTTAAAAGGAACATCAAACGTTGTAATTGGTGGGAATGATCGCATCCTAGTTAAGGAAGCCGATGGCAGACATTGGCGAACGCGAGAACCAGCAATATGTTATTTTGATTCTGAAAAGTGGTTTAATACAATTGGGATGATTCGTTCAGATGGTATCTATTATTATTGTAACCTTGGGACACCTTTTACATGGGATAAGGAAGCGTTAAAATATATCGATTATGACTTAGATATAAAGGTGTTTCCAGATATGACATATGTTATTTTAGATGAAGATGAATATGAAGAGCACAGTAAGTTGATGAAATATCCACCTGAGTTAGACGATATTATTAAGGCGAGCATGACAGAGTTAATCAGTTGGATTACGCAGCGCAAGGGACCTTTTGATCCTCATTTTGTGGAAATGTGGTACGAAAGATTTCTACAGCATCGGGATTAA
- a CDS encoding ABC transporter ATP-binding protein: MGSIKRYLRFVRPYTKEIVGTVLIGMVKFGIPLFMPLILKYVIDDIIEGSQVTNAEKISELVWLMGIVLLVFLILRPPVEYYRQYFAQWTSSKILYDIRDQLFTHIQKLSLKFYSNRKSGEIISRVIHDVEQTKNFIITGLMNVWLDMFTIVIAITIMFTMNAELTIVAILLLPLYGFSIKYFYSRLRSLTKVRSQSLAEVQGHLHERLQGMTVIRSFALEDYEQNQFDKRNSNFLAKAIDHTKWNAKTFAVVNTITDIAPILVIGYAGFLVINGDLTKGSMVAFVMYMERLYNPLRRLVNSSTTLTQAVASMDRVFEFMDEKYDIVDSKDAKELKNVKGNITFDNVSFAYDEDKQPVLNKINLSIRQGETIAFVGMSGGGKSTLVSLLPRFYDVTDGRILLDGEDIRKFKVRSLRDQIGMVLQDNIIFSDSIKFNILMGNPNASDEEVIAAARAADAHDFIMGLPEGYDTEIGERGVKLSGGQKQRIAIARVFLKSPKLLIFDEATSSLDTESEHWIQVALERLAKNRTTFIVAHRLSTVTNADRIVVLENGTIVEIGTHEELINKKGSYWRLFEVQQ; encoded by the coding sequence TTGGGGAGTATTAAACGGTATTTACGTTTTGTTAGACCATATACAAAAGAAATCGTTGGGACAGTTTTAATCGGGATGGTTAAATTCGGGATCCCACTATTCATGCCCTTAATTCTAAAGTATGTTATTGACGATATTATAGAGGGAAGCCAAGTAACGAACGCTGAAAAAATTTCAGAGTTAGTTTGGCTTATGGGAATTGTCCTGCTTGTTTTTCTTATTCTTCGACCTCCAGTTGAGTATTATCGCCAATACTTTGCACAGTGGACAAGTAGTAAAATTTTATACGACATTCGTGATCAGTTATTTACACATATTCAAAAATTAAGCCTTAAATTTTATTCGAATCGGAAATCCGGGGAAATTATCTCAAGAGTCATCCATGATGTTGAACAAACGAAAAACTTTATTATCACTGGTTTAATGAACGTTTGGTTGGATATGTTTACGATCGTTATTGCAATTACGATTATGTTTACGATGAATGCGGAGTTAACAATTGTTGCAATTCTTTTACTGCCCCTTTATGGTTTTTCAATCAAATATTTTTATAGCCGTTTACGATCCCTAACAAAGGTAAGATCCCAATCATTAGCAGAGGTACAAGGTCATCTGCACGAGAGATTACAAGGAATGACAGTCATTCGTAGTTTTGCGTTAGAGGACTATGAACAAAATCAGTTTGATAAACGAAACTCGAATTTTCTAGCAAAAGCAATTGATCATACAAAATGGAATGCGAAAACATTTGCAGTTGTGAATACAATTACCGATATTGCTCCTATATTAGTGATTGGATATGCTGGCTTTCTTGTCATTAACGGCGATTTAACAAAAGGATCAATGGTCGCATTCGTCATGTATATGGAAAGACTTTATAATCCTTTAAGACGTTTGGTCAATTCGTCAACAACATTGACACAGGCAGTTGCATCGATGGACCGTGTCTTTGAATTTATGGATGAAAAATATGATATTGTTGACTCTAAAGATGCGAAAGAACTAAAGAACGTGAAAGGTAATATTACCTTTGATAATGTGAGCTTTGCCTATGATGAAGATAAACAACCTGTATTAAATAAGATTAACTTATCAATACGCCAAGGAGAAACGATTGCTTTTGTAGGCATGAGTGGAGGCGGTAAAAGTACATTAGTTAGTTTACTGCCGAGATTTTATGATGTTACCGATGGAAGAATTCTACTTGATGGAGAAGATATTAGGAAGTTTAAAGTACGTTCATTGAGAGACCAAATTGGAATGGTTTTACAAGATAACATTATCTTTAGTGACTCAATCAAGTTTAATATACTAATGGGAAACCCTAATGCATCTGATGAAGAAGTGATTGCTGCTGCAAGAGCCGCTGACGCTCATGATTTTATCATGGGGTTACCAGAAGGATATGACACGGAGATTGGTGAGAGAGGTGTAAAGCTTTCAGGTGGTCAGAAGCAGCGTATAGCCATTGCTCGTGTTTTCTTAAAAAGTCCCAAGCTTTTAATTTTTGATGAGGCTACATCGTCTTTAGATACCGAAAGCGAACATTGGATTCAAGTAGCCCTAGAGCGCCTAGCAAAAAATCGAACAACATTTATCGTTGCCCACCGCCTATCTACAGTGACAAACGCTGACCGTATTGTTGTCTTAGAAAATGGTACAATCGTTGAAATCGGCACACATGAGGAACTTATCAATAAAAAGGGTTCTTACTGGAGGTTGTTTGAGGTACAGCAGTGA
- a CDS encoding aromatic acid exporter family protein: MKLGARIFKTGLSITLSLYVALALGLQPPMFAALAATFAIQPSIQKSFQTILEQIQANIISAILAIVFVLTFGHHPFVVGVVVIIVIAINIQLKMETIIPLAVVTVIIIMETPTDDFIAFASTRFFLIMVGVFSAFIVNLLFIPPKHETQLYHKINDSTENIIKWIRLLTRNDAKQKMLKKDLSRLKESMVKINNLFLLYKEERNYFKKRQYAKARKVVLFRQMLATSNKALVILKSLNRRENELHHMPEELQELIKERLDYLTNYHERILLKYVGKVKGHTTEESIQEVCLGKQKLTELFVHFYKKKEIDSDEWLHLFPVIAQIVEYSDQLEYLDKLVDSFFKYHKKENKVNIKEREA; the protein is encoded by the coding sequence ATGAAGCTTGGAGCCCGGATTTTTAAAACCGGATTATCCATTACCCTCTCTCTTTATGTAGCACTTGCGTTGGGTTTACAACCGCCAATGTTCGCAGCCTTAGCAGCGACATTTGCCATCCAGCCATCTATTCAAAAGAGCTTTCAAACAATTTTAGAACAAATTCAAGCCAATATTATTAGTGCCATTTTAGCAATCGTTTTCGTCTTAACCTTTGGCCACCATCCTTTTGTCGTCGGGGTCGTCGTGATTATTGTTATTGCTATCAACATTCAATTAAAAATGGAAACAATTATTCCATTAGCAGTAGTCACAGTTATTATCATCATGGAAACCCCAACAGATGATTTTATCGCTTTTGCATCTACCCGTTTTTTCCTAATTATGGTTGGTGTATTTTCAGCGTTTATCGTTAATTTATTGTTTATTCCACCTAAGCATGAAACTCAGTTGTACCATAAAATAAATGACAGTACAGAGAATATCATTAAATGGATTAGACTATTAACACGAAACGATGCAAAGCAAAAGATGTTAAAGAAAGATTTATCTAGACTAAAAGAATCAATGGTGAAAATTAATAATTTGTTCCTTCTATACAAGGAAGAACGAAACTATTTTAAAAAGCGCCAATACGCTAAGGCAAGAAAGGTCGTTCTCTTTCGTCAAATGCTCGCAACCTCTAATAAGGCATTAGTGATCCTAAAATCATTGAATCGGCGTGAAAACGAATTGCATCACATGCCTGAAGAACTTCAGGAACTAATTAAAGAACGTCTTGATTACCTAACAAATTATCATGAACGTATCCTATTGAAATATGTAGGGAAAGTAAAAGGCCATACAACTGAAGAAAGTATTCAAGAAGTTTGTCTTGGAAAACAGAAGTTAACAGAGTTATTCGTCCATTTCTATAAAAAGAAGGAAATTGACTCTGATGAATGGCTTCACCTCTTCCCTGTCATTGCCCAAATTGTTGAATACAGCGACCAATTGGAATACTTGGACAAATTGGTTGATAGCTTTTTCAAGTACCATAAAAAAGAGAACAAAGTGAATATAAAGGAAAGAGAAGCATAA
- a CDS encoding LCP family protein, translated as MFTIRKVIIFTILFVGFLAGYSALHTVDFTKQDSKHLEPTEKIQAYEKEGTNTSTRSETKPFTIKKTPKPLSILLFGVDRAKDETYGRSDSIMLALVQPTTKELMLMSIPRDTYIDIPGHGSHKLNRSFQLGGPELTRQTVSNWLNFEINETASIDYANFEKMIDLIGGIEIDVDRRMAHNEFVIEEGLQTLSGKEALFYVRFRKSLDGNHDSDYKRTERQRQLLTKLTNELLKTRSFKESFSLLRSLFKTVDTTLSLQQIITYGRHYSDFSSENIKTLSITGEGQHLDGLWYEIIPDHELEEKKQLIHEFMIGGVD; from the coding sequence GTGTTCACAATTAGAAAGGTTATCATTTTTACCATTTTATTTGTTGGATTTTTGGCCGGTTATTCGGCTCTTCATACGGTTGATTTCACAAAACAAGACTCCAAACATCTTGAACCAACTGAAAAAATTCAAGCATACGAAAAAGAAGGTACTAACACTTCAACTAGAAGTGAAACAAAGCCTTTTACAATAAAAAAGACACCTAAGCCACTTTCCATTCTTCTATTTGGCGTCGATCGAGCAAAAGATGAAACGTACGGTCGTTCCGATTCAATTATGCTTGCTTTAGTTCAACCGACCACGAAGGAATTGATGCTAATGTCGATCCCTAGAGACACCTATATCGATATTCCGGGACACGGTAGCCACAAATTAAATCGTTCCTTTCAATTAGGCGGACCAGAGTTAACGAGACAAACCGTTTCAAATTGGCTCAACTTTGAAATCAATGAAACTGCTTCTATCGACTATGCAAATTTCGAGAAGATGATTGATTTAATTGGTGGAATTGAAATAGATGTAGACCGCCGCATGGCCCATAACGAATTTGTGATTGAAGAAGGGTTACAGACCCTATCAGGCAAAGAGGCTCTTTTCTATGTACGCTTTCGAAAAAGTTTAGACGGAAATCATGATAGCGACTATAAAAGAACCGAGCGCCAGCGACAACTATTAACAAAATTAACAAATGAACTATTAAAGACTCGCTCCTTTAAAGAGTCTTTTTCCTTACTTAGATCACTATTTAAAACCGTTGACACAACCTTGTCTTTGCAACAAATTATCACGTATGGTCGACACTACTCCGATTTTTCTTCTGAAAACATTAAAACTTTGTCGATCACCGGTGAAGGCCAGCACCTCGATGGCCTTTGGTACGAAATCATCCCAGACCATGAATTAGAGGAGAAAAAGCAGTTGATCCATGAGTTTATGATTGGCGGGGTAGATTAG